GTTTTTAAACTTCCATTTTCCATAAATATGGATGTTCCATCTGTGTTGCTATCTTCATAACGCAAACCTCCAGAAAAAGACCATTTCCCAGCAGTTGCATTCAGTTTCGAATAAAGTGCAAAAATGGTTTCGTCTATTAAAAACTGACTGCTTTCTTCTTCTAATACATTAAAACTCCCATTTTCATCGATTAAAGACTGTAAATCGTTGTTGGTAGCAACATCTGCAAAACGTGAACCAGCGCTTACTTTAAAGTTGTCGGAAATTGTTTTTGTATAATCTAAACTATACGTTTTTATTTTATACGTTCCATCTTGAATGTATTTTCTGTCAGTAAAAGGAATTGTACTTCCAGCAACATCATACAATGTGTTGGTGTTGTCGCTTACAAAATCGATATAATTAAAATCGATTAATAAACGATCAGTTTCAGATTTGTATTCGTAATAAGGATTGATGCTATAGTTGTTTCTTTTTCTATCAAAACTATTTTCAGAAAATAATGTGTTTATTGTGTTTTCATCAGAAATAATGGTTTTACTACTAGCAATTCTTGTGGAGTTTCTAGTGTTTAAACTTGCACCAATTCCGATTGAATTTTTATCATTTAAATAATAATCCATACTACCACTAATTCTAAAATTATCAGGATCATAAGGTTCTTTGGTAACTTGGTCATAAGTTTCGTTACCAACAGTTCTTACTAAAAATAAATCTTCTCTAAAAGTAGGTTGAGAATAGCCAATACTTGTTTGCCAATTCAATTTATTCTTATAACTAGCGATTGAAAATCCTGAGCCCCATTCAAATCCTTGATCTTCTCCAACCCAAGTATTTGCACTTCCATGCGTGCCTAATTTTACGTTTTTCTTTAAGATTATGTTGATGATTGCTCCAGAACCAGAAGCCTCATATTCTGCTCCAGGTTGTTCTACAACTTCAATTTTCGCAATATTATCTGCTGGGAAATCTCTTAAAAGTGTATCCACATCCATATATTCTGTAGTTTTTCCGTTGATAAGAATTCGAACACCTCTATTTCCTGCAATTGAAATTCCGTTGTTTGTAACCAAAACTCCAGGAACTTTTCGCATCACATCTTGTAGATTTGTGTTGATCATTTCTGAATTTTCTAAATCTACAATTAGCTTTTCTGCAGTTTGCCTAATAATTGGACGTTTGCTTTTTACAACAATCTCGTTTAACGTTTGACTTTCTTCTTTTAGAGTGATGTTAAACGTTTTGTTTTCATCTAAAGTAAATTCATCGATATTTTGAGTTTTAAAACCCAACATCGAAAACTGTATTTTGTAGTTTCCTGATGATAAATTATCAAAATTAAATGCTCCTTTATCATTAGAAACAGTTCCTTTTGGAGTTGGTTCTTCACTAATTTTATACAAAATAATATTTGTAAAAGGAAGTGGGCTATTTTGTTCATCAACAATTTTACCTGAAATAGTATGTTGAGAAAAGGTTGTTGAAATTCCGAAGAAAAAAATAAAAACACTCGTTGTAAAAAGTTTCATTTGGTTGATTTTAAAAAAAAATTACTCATCAACATTTTTTATGTTGATGTTTCATTTGAAATTGTCATTCCATTTAAGGGATCTCAATTAACACTGTAAAAGTGCCAATTTTGTTACAAAAGAAATATCAAAATCTGATGAAGTGGGTTAAATTTCGGTTCAATCAGAATTTCTTTTCCATAAAAGTTAAGACGCCTAAAATCAACAAAAGGTTTCCTGCAAAAAAAAATGCTTCGAAAAATTCGAAGCATTTTAGAGTGTTTTAAGTAAAGTTTATGGCAATAGAGCATAAAAAAATGTCTATGATGCTTAATCTCTTCCTCCTAAAATTTGTAACCCCCAATATAAAAGCATTGCTAAAGAACCTAAAGCTGCTACTAAATACGTTCTTGCTGCCCATTTTAAGGCATCTGTAGAACCAGCAAGTTCTTCTTGAGAAACCATATTTTTATTTTTTAGCCAAGCTAAAGCTCTGTTACTTGCATCATATTCTACAGGTAAAGTTATAAAGCTGAAAAGCGTTGCAAAACCCATAAAAACTAAACCTGTTACAGCAATGTAAAATCCAATTCCTGTAGCACCAGAAGCTGCACCTAAAATGATTCCTCCAATTACTAACCATTGAGAAAATTTTGATGTAACACTCACAACAGGCACTAATTTAGAACGCATTGTTAACCAATCGTAAGCAGTTGCATGTTGTACAGCATGCCCAACCTCATGAGCAGCAACAGCAGCTGCAGCTGCATTTCTTTGGTTATAAACAGCTTCACTTAAATTCACGGTTTTATCTTGTGGATTGTAATGATCTGTTAATCTACCAGGAGTCGATATTACTTTTACATCAAAAATACCATTATCAGCAAGCATTTTTGTGGCAATTTCTGCTCCACTCATGCCATTTCTTAATTGTACTTGAGAGTATTGTTTAAATTTTTTCTTTAGTTGATTACTCACTAACCAGCTAATTAAGGAAATTGCACCTATTAATATATAGAATCCTATCATAATTTATTGTCTTTTAAAAATTGTATATCATATTTGTTTGATAAATTTACAACATAAAGTATTCCAATTTATTTTTTGCTGATAAATATTGATTATTGGCATACATAAATAGTAGGAATTTAATAATTATTTAAGAATAAATGCCATAATGTCAAGAAAACCTAACATTTTAATTGTGTACACAGGAGGTACAATAGGAATGATTAAAGACTATAAAACAAACGCTTTAAAAGCTTTCGACTTTAATCAAATAACCAAAAATATTCCTGAGTTAGAACAGTTAAATTGTACCATTAAAACAATTTCTTTTGAGGAACCAATTGATTCATCAAACATGAATACTTCTTTTTACGTGGAAATTGCAGAGACAATAGAAAGTAATTATGAAGAGTTTGATGGTTTTGTAGTGTTAACAGGTTCAGATACCATGTCATTTATTTCATCAGCCATTAGTTTTATGTTCGAAAACTTACAGAAGCCAATTATTTTTACAGGTTCTCAATTACCAATAGGAGATTTAAGAACCGATGCAAAAGAAAATTTAATTACATCTATAGAAATTGCTTGTGCAAGAAAAGATGATAAACCTATTGTGTCAGAAGTTTGCTTGTATTTTGAATATAAATTATACAGAGCCAATAGAACCACAAAAATAAATGCAGAACAATTTGAAGCATTTACATCTATGAATTATCCGCCTTTGGCAGAAAGTGGTGTACATCTTAATTTTAACAAACATTATATGTACCATCCAAAAAGTGCAGAAAAACAATTAGTAATTAGAAAAAAGTTAGTGAATGATATTGCTATTCTGAAACTATTTCCAGGAATTACAAAAGAAGTTGTAGAAAGTATTTTAAACATCAAAAACTTAAAAGGGATTATACTAGAAAGTTATGGTGCTGGAAATGCGCCGAACACAACTTGGTTTTTAGAATTACTTAAAAAGGCAATTTTAAATAATATTAGAATTGTAAATGTTACACAATGTAAAGGAGGTGCAGTTGCTCAAGGGCATTATGAAACCAGTATTGGCTTAAAACAAATAGGAGTAATTAGCGGAAATGATATTACTACAGAATCTGCTGTTGCAAAATTGATGTATTTATTGAATGAAAACTTATCTTTAAAAGAGTTTACGTATCATTTTGAAAAATCTTTAAGAGGAGAAATTTCAGACGTTTTTAGTTCGTAACTTTAGGCAGAAAGTATTCAAACACCAAAATTTTTTAAAAAAAGTGATAAAAAGAAAGAATTAGCATAAAAATATTTTTTTATGCATAACATTTTTTGTTACTTGGCAGTCTCTTAAAAATAAAAGAAAGTGGTTTTTATAAAAAATCACAAAAATTACTATTTTTTCTTTTTTTGAGATGAAAATTTATATCTTTAACCCGTTAACTATTAAAATTAATTTATAACAAAGATGAAAAAAGTAGTAAATGTCTTATCTGTAACAGGATTTATGTTTTTTGGAGCTATACAATCCACTTTCGCTCAAGAAGGAGCAGCAGAAGAATCACAAACGTTTCACCAAATTTTAAAGCAAAACTTTATTGATGGTGGCCCAGAATTTATGGGAATTGTTTTAGTAGCTTTAATCTTAGGATTAGCTATTGCCATTGAAAGAATTATTTATTTGAACATGGCAACAACAAATACAAAAAAATTATTAGCTAATGTAGATGACGCTTTAAGTTCAGGAGGAGTAGAAGCTGCAAAAGAAGTTTGTAGAAATACAAAAGGACCAGTTGCTTCAATTTTTTATCAAGGTTTAGATAGAGTTGATGAAGGAGTTGAAGAAGCAGAAAAAGCGGTTGTTTCTTATGGAGGAGTTCAAATGGGACAATTAGAGAAAAACGTTTCTTGGATTTCTTTATTTATTGCACTAGCGCCAATGCTTGGTTTCATGGGTACTGTAATTGGTATGATTGGAGCATTTAATGATATTGCTGTTGCAAACGATATTTCTCCAGCAGTAGTTGCAGGTGGTATTAAAGTAGCCTTATTAACAACTGTATTCGGTTTAATCGTTGCAATTATTCTTCAAATCTTTTATAATTATATCGTTGCAAAAATCGATAGTATTGTAAATAGTATGGAAGATGCTTCTATCTCATTGATAGATTTATTAGTTAAGTATAAAAAATAATATTCAATATGAAAAGTAATAAAATTTTAAATTTTTTAATTGCTGCAATAGCTATTATTGGCGGGATTCTTTTCATAAGGATTTTTATGGAAGACTCTCAAGAAATAGTTGATAATGTAGATGATTTACAGAATACTGTAGTGAGTCCATTAATTTCTTTTTCTTTTTGGTTATTTATTATTGCAGTAATAGTAACAATTGCTCTATCTTTTTGGAGCATGGTAAGGAATCCAGAAAATCTAAAAAAGACTTTTGGAGGTATAGCTGTTTTAGCAGTACTTCTTGTAATCGCTTATTTCTTATCTGATAGCAACGTTGTTTACAATACTGCTGGAGGTATAGAAAGAGGAGGTGAAGAAGGTTCTGCAATAAATCGTTGGGTTGGAGCAGGTATTTGGTATAGCCTTATTTTAGGTGGTATAGCAGGTATATTCTTTATCGTAGATTTATTAAAAGGATTAGTTAAATCATAAAATTATGGCAAGAAGAGAAAATCCAGAAATTAACGCAGGTTCTATGGCAGACATTGCTTTTCTGTTATTAATTTTCTTTTTAGTAACAACTACCATGAATGTAGATTCAGGGGTATCTAAAAAGTTATCAGAAAAGCCACCACCAGATT
The DNA window shown above is from Polaribacter sp. Hel_I_88 and carries:
- a CDS encoding asparaginase, translating into MSRKPNILIVYTGGTIGMIKDYKTNALKAFDFNQITKNIPELEQLNCTIKTISFEEPIDSSNMNTSFYVEIAETIESNYEEFDGFVVLTGSDTMSFISSAISFMFENLQKPIIFTGSQLPIGDLRTDAKENLITSIEIACARKDDKPIVSEVCLYFEYKLYRANRTTKINAEQFEAFTSMNYPPLAESGVHLNFNKHYMYHPKSAEKQLVIRKKLVNDIAILKLFPGITKEVVESILNIKNLKGIILESYGAGNAPNTTWFLELLKKAILNNIRIVNVTQCKGGAVAQGHYETSIGLKQIGVISGNDITTESAVAKLMYLLNENLSLKEFTYHFEKSLRGEISDVFSS
- a CDS encoding outer membrane beta-barrel protein; translated protein: MKLFTTSVFIFFFGISTTFSQHTISGKIVDEQNSPLPFTNIILYKISEEPTPKGTVSNDKGAFNFDNLSSGNYKIQFSMLGFKTQNIDEFTLDENKTFNITLKEESQTLNEIVVKSKRPIIRQTAEKLIVDLENSEMINTNLQDVMRKVPGVLVTNNGISIAGNRGVRILINGKTTEYMDVDTLLRDFPADNIAKIEVVEQPGAEYEASGSGAIINIILKKNVKLGTHGSANTWVGEDQGFEWGSGFSIASYKNKLNWQTSIGYSQPTFREDLFLVRTVGNETYDQVTKEPYDPDNFRISGSMDYYLNDKNSIGIGASLNTRNSTRIASSKTIISDENTINTLFSENSFDRKRNNYSINPYYEYKSETDRLLIDFNYIDFVSDNTNTLYDVAGSTIPFTDRKYIQDGTYKIKTYSLDYTKTISDNFKVSAGSRFADVATNNDLQSLIDENGSFNVLEEESSQFLIDETIFALYSKLNATAGKWSFSGGLRYEDSNTDGTSIFMENGSLKTEILKRPIQKVFPSASISRKMTDVLGASLSYSYRIQRPSYSSLNAFQTFLDPFSASQGNQRLTPSYTNNYQFNLTYEGQPFFTIGYSKTDDTIFDLIKQDNQTAQIRQQVVNVENNENWNFRLFAPVDFTDGLEGYTGIIVTNTDYQSSTFGIDLNKWNLIWFLQASYELPWDINFELSGNYGTGALEDQIEVDWFAELDFSFGKTFLDDTLKANLGFNKMLNRGFVGTIDYGNGAAAVESNGSRQNIQFRLTYSFGDRFGKKKSNRNTNRDEQDRINDDS
- a CDS encoding zinc metallopeptidase produces the protein MIGFYILIGAISLISWLVSNQLKKKFKQYSQVQLRNGMSGAEIATKMLADNGIFDVKVISTPGRLTDHYNPQDKTVNLSEAVYNQRNAAAAAVAAHEVGHAVQHATAYDWLTMRSKLVPVVSVTSKFSQWLVIGGIILGAASGATGIGFYIAVTGLVFMGFATLFSFITLPVEYDASNRALAWLKNKNMVSQEELAGSTDALKWAARTYLVAALGSLAMLLYWGLQILGGRD
- a CDS encoding MotA/TolQ/ExbB proton channel family protein, which encodes MKKVVNVLSVTGFMFFGAIQSTFAQEGAAEESQTFHQILKQNFIDGGPEFMGIVLVALILGLAIAIERIIYLNMATTNTKKLLANVDDALSSGGVEAAKEVCRNTKGPVASIFYQGLDRVDEGVEEAEKAVVSYGGVQMGQLEKNVSWISLFIALAPMLGFMGTVIGMIGAFNDIAVANDISPAVVAGGIKVALLTTVFGLIVAIILQIFYNYIVAKIDSIVNSMEDASISLIDLLVKYKK